One window of the Penaeus vannamei isolate JL-2024 chromosome 31, ASM4276789v1, whole genome shotgun sequence genome contains the following:
- the LOC113807904 gene encoding ventral anterior homeobox 2a, translated as MSTYLSHHTANMDQLSVMNFQALAWAFSHPWAPPVSPPPAHSITPSRMSHKAKAFTIDALLGLDTQKDLPATTASPPASPLSLLQRESSDTGLRDAPGKLKRHRTVFTDSQLQRLEEEFQRQQYLVGPERRYLARQLELSELQLKVWFQNRRIKWRKNQLSATQDRDACASPPTSQ; from the coding sequence ATGTCGACATACCTGTCCCACCACACAGCAAACATGGACCAACTCTCAGTGATGAACTTCCAGGCTTTGGCGTGGGCCTTCAGCCACCCATGGGCGCCGCCCGTCAGCCCTCCTCCCGCCCACAGCATCACGCCCTCACGGATGTCACACAAGGCAAAGGCCTTCACCATCGACGCCCTTCTGGGACTTGACACTCAAAAGGACCTTCCTGCCACGACCGCCTCCCCGCCTGcatctccgctctccctccttcagcgGGAGTCCTCCGACACCGGCCTCAGGGACGCTCCCGGAAAGCTCAAGCGCCATCGCACAGTGTTCACGGACTCGCAGCTTCAGCGGCTGGAGGAGGAGTTCCAGCGGCAGCAGTACCTGGTGGGCCCCGAGCGGCGGTACCTGGCCAGGCAGCTGGAGCTGAGTGAGCTGCAGCTCAAAGTGTGGTTCCAGAACCGACGCATCAAGTGGCGCAAGAACCAGCTGAGCGCGACGCAGGATCGCGACGCCTGTGCGTCTCCTCCGACGTCGCAGTAG
- the LOC113807899 gene encoding ventral anterior homeobox 2a, whose protein sequence is MDQLSVMNSQTVTWNYSPSWAPPVSPPLVRGIRTSWMSDKAKAFTIDALLGLDTQKDLPATTTSPPASPLSLLQRESSDTGLRDAPGKLKRHRTVFTDSQLQRLEEEFQRQQYLVGPERRYLAKQLELSELQLKVWFQNRRIKWRKNQANSLQ, encoded by the coding sequence ATGGACCAACTCTCAGTGATGAACAGCCAAACAGTTACATGGAATTACAGCCCTTCGTGGGCACCGCCTGTGAGCCCTCCTCTCGTTCGGGGCATCAGGACTTCCTGGATGTCTGATAAGGCTAAGGCCTTCACCATCGACGCCCTTCTGGGACTTGACACCCAAAAGGACCTTCCTGCCACGACCACCTCCCCGCCTGcatctccgctctccctccttcagcgGGAGTCCTCCGACACCGGCCTCAGGGACGCCCCCGGAAAGCTCAAGCGCCATCGCACAGTGTTCACGGACTCGCAGCTTCAGCGGCTGGAGGAGGAGTTCCAGCGGCAGCAGTACCTGGTGGGCCCCGAGCGGCGGTACCTGGCCAAGCAGCTGGAGCTGAGTGAGCTGCAGCTCAAAGTGTGGTTTCAGAACCGACGCATCAAGTGGCGCAAGAACCAGGCTAACAGCTTGCAATAG